Proteins encoded in a region of the Photobacterium angustum genome:
- a CDS encoding methyltransferase domain-containing protein yields MKPARTVTHIEVPYSWSNVTNGEWAAQLLQARIDEWCPKLFGYHMLKLGGLSAELTSHHCNIQHQISVDKFSSYRNVEAESFELPFVEKSFDACLLIHQLDYSTDPHRLLREVDRVTVDDGYLLLSGNNPLSVNGFCGLLPWNRNKAPWNGRMYLSSRVIDWLRLLNYEVIYHETFAVLPSTRHLTCSAWLENILSEPLSAVGSLYFIVARKRTFPLKPIEPKWKVRRQLAPLQVNCRTEACDKMAKRDAAYKKSN; encoded by the coding sequence ATGAAGCCAGCGCGTACAGTAACACATATTGAAGTGCCTTATTCTTGGTCTAATGTGACCAATGGTGAATGGGCGGCACAATTATTACAAGCTCGAATCGATGAGTGGTGTCCGAAGCTGTTTGGTTACCATATGTTAAAGCTTGGTGGCTTAAGTGCAGAGCTGACCAGTCACCATTGTAATATCCAACATCAAATTAGTGTAGATAAATTCAGTAGTTATCGTAACGTCGAAGCTGAGTCTTTTGAATTACCCTTTGTTGAAAAGTCATTTGATGCGTGCTTGCTTATTCATCAGCTCGATTATTCAACGGATCCTCATCGATTATTGCGTGAGGTTGATAGAGTTACTGTTGATGATGGTTATCTGTTACTTAGTGGTAATAACCCATTAAGTGTTAATGGGTTTTGTGGATTATTGCCGTGGAATAGAAACAAAGCGCCATGGAATGGAAGAATGTATTTATCGTCTCGAGTCATTGATTGGCTTAGGTTGCTAAATTATGAGGTGATATATCATGAGACATTTGCGGTATTACCTTCTACGCGTCATTTAACGTGTTCAGCATGGCTGGAAAATATCTTATCAGAACCCTTGTCTGCGGTAGGAAGTTTGTATTTTATCGTGGCAAGGAAGCGTACTTTCCCATTAAAACCAATAGAACCAAAATGGAAAGTGAGGCGTCAATTGGCTCCGTTACAAGTAAATTGTCGTACCGAAGCCTGTGATAAAATGGCGAAAAGAGATGCGGCGTATAAAAAGTCAAACTAA
- a CDS encoding class II glutamine amidotransferase: protein MCELLGMSANVPTDICFSFTGLMQRGGNTGPHRDGWGITFYEGKGFRTFKDPNPSCQSRIAELVQQYPIKSRAVVSHIRQANRGGVNLENTHPFTRELWGNYWTFAHNGQLTGYESLETGRHKAVGDTDSEIAFCWLLNQLESKFPELPDDLNPVFSYFAQCCNQLRQLGVYNMLLSNGEYVLTYCTNNLHWITRRAPFGQASLIDEDVTIDFQQETTPKDVVTVIATQPLTNDESWHKMAIGEFIVFHFGEPVFNQLATE from the coding sequence ATGTGTGAATTGCTAGGCATGAGCGCAAATGTGCCAACAGATATTTGCTTTAGTTTTACTGGATTAATGCAGCGAGGAGGCAATACTGGTCCTCATCGCGATGGTTGGGGCATTACGTTTTATGAAGGTAAAGGTTTTCGAACCTTTAAAGATCCGAATCCAAGCTGTCAGTCTCGTATTGCTGAATTAGTACAACAATATCCGATAAAGAGTCGGGCAGTAGTGAGCCATATTCGCCAAGCTAACCGTGGTGGTGTGAACTTAGAAAACACCCATCCATTTACCCGTGAGCTTTGGGGAAATTATTGGACGTTTGCGCATAATGGTCAGTTAACGGGCTATGAGAGTTTAGAAACTGGCAGGCATAAAGCGGTAGGTGATACAGACAGTGAAATTGCTTTCTGTTGGTTGCTCAATCAACTTGAATCGAAGTTTCCAGAATTGCCTGACGATTTAAATCCGGTATTTAGCTACTTTGCCCAGTGTTGTAATCAGTTACGTCAGCTTGGCGTTTACAATATGCTATTAAGCAATGGTGAGTACGTACTAACCTATTGTACCAATAATTTGCATTGGATCACGCGTCGAGCACCATTTGGTCAAGCTTCATTAATTGATGAAGATGTCACGATTGACTTTCAGCAAGAAACGACACCTAAGGATGTGGTGACGGTTATTGCTACTCAGCCGTTAACCAATGATGAAAGTTGGCACAAAATGGCAATTGGTGAATTTATTGTGTTCCATTTTGGTGAGCCTGTATTTAATCAATTGGCGACTGAATAA
- a CDS encoding TIGR03503 family protein, protein MLKRLLICMAVWPLFAWSQDNDRMTWLDNRFRVDPTIKQVSFMVKREQPSRPVVLVAPDGTKYYSSRHPKHVSWYSENDLDIISIDEPMAGPWQAIGRVSQDNRITLLSNLRLTADTLPQNLYQSEVLKFSAKLLQNDQPLTVRDFLDRVKLRVSFYPYISKEQQLVHDAQPEPIVVGNFEDNGQDRDEVAGDGIFTVSLPITVEPGKYRVVIKSMNGVFTRAIEQEVLVYPKPFSATLIKSHKLQEPHQLVVLPQDDMLVTGSLAAYIRYGTPNIKQQIIQQRTLPNETELSIGLPFDGETGKYSWEGWIYGTDRLHQRELIFPLVESHFAVINNIRSETHMELPPIDKAELERQQILKEIELQKSSREKTLSVMVMGNMAIIVLVISGIWGWRVFKKRRKEKKEALVLPS, encoded by the coding sequence ATGCTGAAGCGGTTATTAATATGTATGGCTGTCTGGCCATTATTTGCTTGGTCGCAAGATAATGATCGGATGACGTGGCTTGATAACCGTTTCCGTGTGGATCCAACGATAAAACAAGTGTCTTTCATGGTTAAACGAGAGCAACCCAGTCGCCCAGTGGTGTTGGTTGCGCCGGATGGCACGAAATATTATTCCAGTCGTCATCCTAAGCATGTCTCTTGGTATTCTGAAAATGATCTCGATATTATTTCGATTGATGAGCCAATGGCTGGACCTTGGCAAGCAATTGGCCGCGTTTCGCAAGATAACCGTATTACCCTGTTGTCTAATCTTCGCCTAACAGCAGATACGTTGCCGCAGAACTTATACCAATCTGAAGTGTTAAAGTTCTCAGCAAAACTCTTGCAGAATGACCAGCCTTTAACCGTTCGTGACTTTTTAGATCGGGTTAAATTACGTGTATCATTTTACCCCTATATATCGAAAGAGCAGCAACTCGTTCATGACGCCCAGCCAGAACCAATAGTGGTGGGCAACTTTGAAGATAATGGTCAAGATCGTGATGAAGTGGCAGGGGATGGCATCTTTACTGTTTCTCTTCCGATAACGGTTGAGCCGGGTAAATACCGTGTTGTAATTAAATCAATGAATGGTGTTTTTACGCGAGCCATAGAGCAAGAAGTATTAGTTTACCCTAAACCGTTTTCAGCCACTCTCATTAAAAGTCATAAGCTGCAAGAACCTCACCAGTTAGTGGTATTGCCACAAGATGATATGTTGGTTACAGGATCGTTAGCCGCTTATATTCGCTACGGTACACCAAATATCAAACAGCAAATTATTCAGCAACGGACATTACCAAATGAAACTGAGCTATCGATTGGATTGCCTTTTGATGGTGAGACGGGGAAATATTCGTGGGAAGGTTGGATCTATGGTACTGATAGGCTGCACCAACGCGAGCTGATATTTCCATTAGTTGAGAGCCACTTTGCGGTGATTAATAATATTCGCTCTGAAACTCATATGGAGCTTCCGCCTATCGATAAAGCGGAGCTTGAACGACAACAGATATTGAAAGAGATTGAATTGCAAAAATCCTCACGTGAAAAAACACTTAGCGTGATGGTGATGGGTAATATGGCGATAATCGTATTGGTCATTAGTGGAATATGGGGCTGGCGAGTATTTAAAAAGCGTCGAAAAGAGAAAAAAGAAGCCCTTGTTTTACCCTCATAA
- a CDS encoding AraC family transcriptional regulator: MKKNVIEERLSLVCYLIDSEPNKKYSLQELSDVARLSKYHFQRVFKSMVGVTPHRYILLSRLRRASFELVYFKELKIIDIALSAGFESPEAFTRAFVRLFDQTPTEFRKKPQWSSWGHRFNIRIPVREKKYEIKVEEYPSRECVMITHKGEYLEGMKTFDILVSWLVENNFHSETSIKSTPFITIPYANPLESDGSDYRCDIAIAINCKVLPNELGIFSGTISRGDFAVVTYVGQREVYGFVHAITNVLTEWLPKTQWEPISAPILFEHINSPLIVPETELITKICIPVYSKINP; this comes from the coding sequence ATGAAAAAAAATGTAATTGAAGAGAGACTGAGTTTGGTTTGTTATTTAATTGACAGTGAACCTAATAAAAAATACTCTCTGCAAGAGCTAAGTGATGTTGCAAGACTTTCAAAGTATCATTTTCAACGCGTATTTAAATCTATGGTTGGCGTTACTCCTCATCGTTATATATTACTTTCTCGATTACGTCGTGCTTCTTTCGAATTGGTTTATTTTAAAGAACTAAAAATAATAGATATCGCGCTTTCAGCTGGGTTCGAAAGCCCTGAAGCATTTACTCGTGCATTTGTTAGGTTATTTGATCAAACGCCAACAGAGTTTAGAAAGAAACCTCAATGGTCAAGTTGGGGGCATAGATTTAATATTCGGATACCTGTGAGAGAAAAGAAGTATGAAATTAAAGTAGAAGAATACCCGAGTAGGGAATGTGTAATGATCACCCACAAGGGTGAATATCTGGAAGGTATGAAAACTTTTGATATATTAGTTTCATGGTTGGTAGAAAATAATTTTCATAGTGAAACGAGCATTAAATCGACACCATTTATTACTATTCCATATGCAAATCCCTTAGAGAGCGATGGATCTGATTATCGATGTGATATTGCCATTGCTATTAATTGTAAAGTCTTACCCAATGAGCTTGGTATATTTTCAGGAACTATTTCAAGAGGAGATTTTGCTGTTGTTACTTATGTAGGACAAAGAGAAGTTTATGGTTTTGTTCATGCGATTACTAATGTTCTTACTGAGTGGTTACCAAAAACACAATGGGAGCCGATATCAGCCCCCATTCTTTTCGAACATATTAACTCTCCGCTTATCGTTCCTGAAACGGAATTAATTACAAAAATCTGTATACCTGTATATAGTAAAATTAATCCTTAA
- the fadE gene encoding acyl-CoA dehydrogenase FadE, translated as MVTLAYVISFIGVMFILAYHRASLKTFTAVIAATLLIGTVFSITGVISWLIFAAIAIPLNIPALRKKYLAAPALKAFQGVMPEMSRTEKEAIDAGTVWWEADLFGGNPDWKKLHDIPAPTLSAEEQAFLDGPVNELCRMVNDFQITHELADLPPEVWQYLKDHKFFAMIIKKQYGGLEFSAYAQSLVLQKLTGVSAVLSSTVGVPNSLGPGELLQHYGTEEQKNHYLPRLAAGQEIPCFALTSPEAGSDAGSIPDFGIVKKGMWQGEEVLGMELTWNKRYITLAPVATVLGLAFKLSDPDNLLGDQKELGITCALIPTDLEGVEIGRRHFPLNVPFQNGPTKGNKIFVPIDFIIGGQEMAGQGWRMLVECLSVGRGITLPSNSTGGLKTAAIATGAYARIRRQFKMPIGKMEGIEEPLARIAGNAYVLDAASTLTVAGIDLGEKPSVISAIVKYHCTHRSQRGVIDAMDIVGGKGICMGPSNFIARGYQGAPIAVTVEGANILTRSMIIFGQGAIRCHPYVLEEMNAAYNDDKKQALESFDKAVFAHVGFVISNMARSFWLGITDGYGSSAPRKDATSRYYQQLNRYSANLALLADISMAVLGGSLKRKERLSARLGDVLSQLYLSSATLKRYADDGYQQQDLPLVHWGLQDSLYQAETALDDFLSNFPNKFIAGALRVVLFPLGQRRIKPSDNLDHAVARLAQTPSETRDRLGRGQFLEASEGNPVGMMEAALNDILAAEPIYDRVCKAANKKYPFVQLGNVADKGLELGVIEHAEAELLRRAELGRLRTINVDDFEPEQLAAKTTPNADCSINNAA; from the coding sequence ATGGTTACGCTTGCGTATGTCATTAGCTTTATCGGTGTTATGTTCATATTGGCGTATCATCGCGCGTCATTAAAAACCTTTACGGCAGTAATTGCTGCAACACTATTAATCGGTACTGTTTTTTCTATTACAGGAGTTATTAGCTGGTTAATTTTCGCTGCGATTGCGATTCCTCTTAATATCCCAGCTTTACGTAAAAAATATCTCGCCGCTCCTGCATTAAAAGCCTTTCAAGGTGTCATGCCAGAAATGTCTCGTACCGAAAAAGAAGCAATCGATGCCGGTACTGTGTGGTGGGAAGCTGATCTGTTTGGTGGTAATCCAGACTGGAAAAAGCTCCATGATATTCCAGCACCAACCCTTTCAGCAGAAGAGCAAGCTTTTCTCGATGGACCAGTAAATGAACTTTGCCGTATGGTGAATGATTTTCAAATTACCCATGAACTTGCCGATCTACCACCCGAAGTATGGCAATACTTAAAAGATCATAAGTTCTTCGCCATGATCATTAAAAAGCAATATGGTGGACTTGAGTTTTCTGCCTATGCCCAATCCCTAGTACTGCAAAAATTAACAGGCGTCTCTGCAGTATTATCATCAACCGTTGGTGTTCCTAATTCACTAGGTCCAGGCGAACTGCTTCAACACTATGGTACAGAAGAGCAGAAAAACCATTATTTACCCCGCTTAGCAGCTGGTCAGGAGATCCCTTGTTTTGCCTTAACTAGCCCAGAAGCAGGCTCAGATGCAGGCTCAATTCCAGATTTCGGTATTGTGAAAAAAGGTATGTGGCAAGGCGAAGAAGTCCTTGGTATGGAATTAACATGGAACAAACGTTATATCACTCTAGCACCAGTTGCTACGGTACTAGGTCTTGCCTTTAAACTCTCGGATCCTGACAACTTACTCGGAGATCAAAAAGAGCTGGGTATCACTTGTGCATTGATCCCAACCGATCTAGAGGGCGTTGAGATTGGCCGTCGTCACTTCCCTCTTAATGTGCCATTCCAAAATGGTCCAACTAAAGGTAACAAAATCTTTGTCCCTATTGATTTTATTATCGGTGGTCAGGAAATGGCTGGCCAAGGATGGCGTATGCTCGTGGAATGTCTATCGGTTGGTCGTGGTATTACTCTGCCGTCTAATTCAACGGGTGGATTAAAAACTGCAGCAATCGCAACAGGGGCTTATGCTCGTATTCGTCGCCAATTTAAAATGCCTATTGGTAAAATGGAAGGCATTGAAGAGCCACTTGCGCGTATTGCGGGTAATGCTTATGTCTTAGATGCAGCGAGTACTCTAACCGTCGCTGGTATCGATCTGGGCGAAAAGCCTTCCGTTATCTCAGCGATTGTAAAATACCATTGTACCCATCGTAGCCAACGCGGTGTGATTGATGCGATGGATATTGTCGGTGGTAAAGGGATCTGTATGGGACCGAGTAACTTTATTGCTCGCGGGTATCAAGGTGCACCTATTGCTGTCACCGTTGAAGGGGCGAATATTCTAACACGTTCAATGATCATCTTTGGACAAGGTGCAATCCGTTGTCACCCTTATGTATTAGAAGAGATGAACGCCGCTTATAATGATGATAAAAAACAAGCCTTAGAAAGCTTTGATAAAGCCGTATTTGCGCATGTTGGCTTCGTGATAAGTAATATGGCACGCTCTTTCTGGTTAGGTATTACCGATGGCTACGGTTCATCCGCACCACGTAAAGATGCAACATCCCGTTATTACCAACAACTTAACCGCTACAGTGCTAACCTTGCGCTACTGGCTGATATTTCCATGGCAGTGCTTGGTGGTTCATTAAAACGTAAAGAGCGTTTATCTGCCCGTTTAGGTGATGTGCTTAGCCAGCTTTATTTATCATCAGCGACGCTAAAACGTTATGCCGATGATGGTTATCAACAACAAGATCTTCCATTAGTACATTGGGGTCTACAGGATTCATTATACCAAGCAGAAACAGCCCTTGATGACTTCCTAAGTAACTTCCCTAATAAGTTCATTGCTGGCGCACTACGTGTTGTATTGTTCCCATTAGGTCAACGTCGTATCAAACCAAGTGATAACTTAGATCATGCCGTTGCTCGTTTAGCACAAACCCCATCAGAAACTCGAGATCGCCTAGGTCGAGGCCAATTCTTAGAAGCATCTGAAGGGAATCCAGTCGGTATGATGGAAGCTGCACTTAACGATATTCTTGCCGCTGAGCCGATTTATGATCGAGTTTGTAAAGCAGCTAACAAAAAATATCCGTTTGTACAGTTAGGTAATGTTGCCGATAAAGGACTTGAACTCGGTGTGATTGAACATGCTGAAGCAGAGCTATTGCGCCGTGCTGAATTAGGTCGCTTACGTACGATTAATGTTGATGACTTTGAGCCAGAACAATTAGCGGCAAAGACAACACCAAATGCTGATTGCTCGATCAATAACGCGGCTTAA
- the gloB gene encoding hydroxyacylglutathione hydrolase: MLTVKSIPAFNDNYIWLIHNKDNHCVVVDPGDATPVLETIDKFGFTLDAILITHHHHDHIGGISELKRRFPSTKVVGPVNEPIPGLTQPVEDGDQVDIFGERFMVLSVPGHTLGHVAYVGDEKLFCGDTLFSAGCGRLFEGTPAQMFDSLQKIATLPDETEVFCAHEYTASNLAFALVAEQDNPHLQQYRDKVIRLRANGKSTLPSTLSQEKRINPFLRCDQPSIKRSVADKAYDNSDLETFAALRRWKDKF, translated from the coding sequence ATGCTAACAGTTAAAAGCATACCCGCATTTAATGACAATTACATCTGGCTCATTCACAACAAAGATAATCACTGTGTCGTTGTCGATCCTGGTGATGCGACTCCGGTTTTAGAAACCATCGATAAATTCGGTTTTACCCTTGATGCGATTCTAATTACTCACCATCATCATGATCATATCGGGGGGATAAGTGAACTCAAACGCCGCTTTCCATCAACTAAAGTCGTCGGACCGGTTAACGAACCAATTCCAGGGCTAACGCAACCAGTAGAAGATGGCGACCAAGTAGATATTTTTGGTGAACGTTTTATGGTGCTTAGTGTTCCAGGTCATACCTTAGGTCATGTGGCTTATGTCGGGGATGAAAAACTCTTTTGTGGTGATACCCTTTTCTCTGCGGGTTGTGGACGCTTATTTGAAGGCACACCTGCACAAATGTTCGATTCACTACAAAAAATTGCTACTCTTCCTGATGAAACAGAAGTTTTTTGTGCTCACGAATACACCGCAAGTAATCTCGCTTTTGCTCTTGTCGCTGAACAAGATAACCCCCACCTACAGCAATATCGCGATAAAGTGATTCGACTGCGTGCCAACGGAAAATCAACGCTTCCATCAACACTAAGTCAAGAAAAACGCATCAATCCTTTTTTGCGTTGCGATCAACCTAGCATCAAGCGTTCTGTTGCTGATAAAGCATATGATAACTCCGATCTTGAGACTTTCGCTGCACTTCGACGTTGGAAAGATAAGTTTTAA
- the dauA gene encoding C4-dicarboxylic acid transporter DauA translates to MLLFHALSQAWKDGYSFSKLRADIVSGITVGIVAIPLGMALAIAVGVPPQHGLYTVIVAGFLAALLGGSRFNITGPTAAFVVILLPITQKYGLSGLMLATMMSGIILLLMGIFRLGQLVAYVPYPVTSGFTAGIGFVIAFLQLKDLLGLHIQGSPIHFPEKVMSYAHALPTANYADAIVGVVTILVFIGWAKLKTRIPPHLVSLLVGTVLALVLNKFGPEHVTLLGEKFSYTIGNLVGHGIPQEAPQFIALWKSNTFNWATVIELMPSALTIAMLGCIESLLCAVVADGMTSKKHNPNAELVGQGIANIVVPFFGGIPATAAIARTATNIRSGAFSPISGITHALFVLAAMIVLAPVLSFVPMSALAGLLIMVAWNMSEAPHFVHTLKVAPRRDVAVLMTCFILTVAFDMVVAVIVGLLLAGVLFIQRIATLTTVTITHDEHPHLNLGHDVVVYDINGPLFFAASEKAFSVIEHATTETRAVVLDFSDVSTIDITAIHAFDMALDRLSELPVYLLGAQPHVERKLYHAGIFEAENVHLAHSISQLQQVLLINSHNDSDQESTL, encoded by the coding sequence GTGTTGTTATTTCATGCTTTATCACAGGCGTGGAAGGATGGTTATTCCTTCTCTAAACTTCGTGCCGATATTGTATCGGGTATTACTGTTGGCATTGTGGCTATCCCATTGGGGATGGCATTAGCAATTGCTGTCGGTGTACCACCACAACATGGATTGTATACGGTCATTGTGGCGGGCTTTTTAGCGGCGTTATTAGGTGGTTCACGATTTAATATCACAGGCCCTACTGCGGCCTTTGTGGTTATCCTTTTACCGATCACTCAAAAATACGGCTTATCAGGCTTAATGTTAGCCACCATGATGTCAGGCATTATTCTATTATTGATGGGCATTTTTCGCTTAGGACAGCTGGTGGCATATGTGCCATATCCAGTTACCTCCGGCTTTACTGCGGGGATTGGTTTTGTTATTGCTTTTTTGCAGCTTAAAGATTTATTAGGTCTACATATTCAAGGTAGCCCAATCCATTTTCCTGAAAAAGTGATGTCATATGCCCATGCGTTACCTACAGCGAATTATGCTGATGCGATTGTTGGCGTGGTCACTATTTTAGTCTTTATTGGCTGGGCGAAATTAAAAACGCGTATTCCACCCCATTTAGTATCGTTACTGGTAGGGACGGTTTTAGCCTTAGTATTAAATAAATTTGGTCCTGAGCATGTGACTTTGCTGGGTGAAAAATTCAGCTATACCATTGGTAACCTTGTGGGTCATGGTATTCCACAAGAAGCACCGCAGTTTATTGCGCTGTGGAAGTCCAATACATTTAATTGGGCAACCGTAATTGAATTAATGCCTTCAGCATTAACTATCGCGATGCTAGGTTGTATTGAGTCGTTGTTATGCGCGGTTGTAGCTGATGGTATGACAAGTAAAAAACATAATCCTAATGCAGAGCTTGTTGGTCAAGGGATCGCGAATATTGTCGTGCCTTTCTTTGGTGGTATTCCAGCAACAGCGGCGATTGCTCGTACGGCAACCAATATTCGATCTGGCGCGTTTTCACCGATATCTGGTATAACGCATGCGCTTTTTGTTTTAGCTGCGATGATTGTGTTAGCCCCAGTACTCTCGTTTGTTCCAATGAGTGCATTGGCTGGCTTATTAATTATGGTGGCATGGAATATGTCTGAAGCGCCTCACTTTGTGCATACATTAAAGGTTGCACCACGTCGTGACGTTGCCGTCTTGATGACATGCTTTATCTTAACCGTTGCATTTGACATGGTGGTAGCCGTTATTGTGGGGTTATTACTTGCGGGCGTATTATTTATTCAGCGTATTGCGACATTAACAACAGTCACGATCACACATGATGAGCATCCTCACCTCAATTTGGGTCATGATGTAGTGGTCTATGATATTAATGGCCCACTATTTTTTGCTGCGAGTGAGAAGGCTTTCTCTGTTATTGAACATGCAACGACAGAAACACGTGCCGTTGTACTTGATTTTAGTGATGTTTCAACGATTGATATTACAGCGATCCATGCCTTTGATATGGCGTTAGATCGTCTGTCTGAGTTACCTGTTTATTTATTGGGAGCGCAGCCGCATGTTGAACGTAAACTCTATCATGCTGGAATATTTGAGGCAGAGAATGTGCATTTAGCCCACTCTATTAGTCAATTACAGCAAGTTTTACTGATTAATTCTCACAATGATTCTGATCAGGAGTCGACACTGTAA
- the lpcA gene encoding D-sedoheptulose 7-phosphate isomerase has protein sequence MYQDLIRAELTDAADVLNRFLSDDKNLADIEAAAKLLADSFKQGGKVLSCGNGGSHCDAMHFAEELTGRYRENRPGYPGIAISDPSHLSCVSNDFGYEYVFSRYLEAVGAKGDVLFGLSTSGNSGNILKAIEAAKAKGMKTIALTGKDGGKMAGLADVEIRVPHFGYADRIQEIHIKIIHILIMLVEKEMAAE, from the coding sequence ATGTATCAGGATCTGATCCGCGCTGAACTAACAGATGCAGCTGATGTACTAAATCGCTTTTTAAGTGATGATAAAAACCTTGCAGATATTGAAGCGGCAGCAAAGCTATTGGCAGATTCCTTTAAACAAGGTGGTAAAGTACTGTCTTGTGGTAACGGTGGCTCACATTGTGATGCAATGCACTTTGCTGAAGAACTAACAGGTCGTTACCGTGAAAACCGTCCTGGTTATCCTGGTATCGCGATTTCTGATCCAAGCCACTTATCGTGTGTAAGTAATGACTTCGGCTATGAATACGTATTTTCACGCTATTTAGAAGCTGTTGGCGCTAAAGGTGATGTATTGTTTGGTTTGTCTACTTCTGGTAATTCAGGCAATATTTTAAAGGCGATTGAAGCTGCAAAAGCTAAAGGCATGAAGACGATTGCCTTAACCGGTAAAGATGGCGGTAAAATGGCTGGCTTGGCGGATGTTGAAATCCGTGTTCCCCACTTTGGTTATGCGGATCGCATTCAAGAAATTCATATTAAGATTATTCATATTTTAATTATGCTAGTTGAAAAGGAAATGGCAGCAGAATAA
- the rnhA gene encoding ribonuclease HI gives MMKQVEIYTDGSCLGNPGPGGYGAVLRYKQHEKELSDGFFMTTNNRMELLAAIEGLASLKESCLVDLTTDSQYVRQGITQWIHNWKKRGWKTADKKPVKNADLWQRLDTETQRHQVQWHWVKGHAGHPENERCDVLARAAAEKPTFTDDGYQAN, from the coding sequence ATGATGAAGCAGGTAGAAATTTACACAGACGGTTCTTGTTTAGGTAATCCAGGTCCCGGTGGCTATGGCGCTGTACTTAGATACAAGCAACATGAAAAAGAATTAAGTGACGGCTTTTTCATGACAACTAACAATCGAATGGAGCTACTTGCAGCCATTGAAGGGTTAGCAAGCCTTAAGGAATCATGTTTAGTTGATCTTACCACTGATAGCCAGTACGTGCGTCAAGGAATTACGCAGTGGATCCATAATTGGAAAAAACGAGGTTGGAAAACTGCCGATAAAAAACCAGTAAAAAATGCAGATTTATGGCAACGTTTAGATACAGAAACCCAACGTCATCAGGTGCAATGGCACTGGGTAAAAGGTCACGCAGGTCATCCTGAAAATGAACGTTGCGATGTATTAGCTAGAGCCGCGGCAGAAAAACCCACGTTTACTGACGATGGTTATCAAGCCAATTAG
- the dnaQ gene encoding DNA polymerase III subunit epsilon: MKATNQRIIVFDTETTGMNMTGPHYEGHRIVEIGAVEIINRKLTGKTFHVYIKPDRPIDPEAIDVHGITDEFLIGKPSYADIHQEFIDFIDGAELVAHNASFDIGFMDYEFQLMGSDLKKTEDICKVTDTLEMAKRLFPGKRNNLDILCSRYGIDNSHRTLHGALLDAEILADVYLMMTGGQTSLKLSGDNEGDSEKEFAIKRLVGERKGLKVICASADELVSHEERLDLIGKKADVLWRL, encoded by the coding sequence ATGAAAGCCACTAACCAACGCATTATTGTATTTGATACAGAAACCACCGGTATGAATATGACGGGCCCGCATTATGAAGGGCATCGGATTGTTGAAATTGGTGCGGTTGAAATTATTAATCGTAAATTAACGGGTAAAACATTCCATGTTTATATCAAACCCGATCGTCCAATCGATCCTGAAGCGATTGATGTTCACGGTATTACGGATGAGTTCTTAATCGGTAAGCCGAGCTATGCTGACATCCATCAAGAGTTTATCGACTTTATTGATGGTGCAGAGCTGGTGGCTCATAACGCATCGTTCGATATTGGTTTCATGGATTATGAATTCCAGTTAATGGGATCTGATCTTAAGAAAACGGAAGATATCTGCAAAGTAACGGATACCTTGGAAATGGCAAAACGCCTCTTTCCTGGTAAACGTAATAACCTTGATATTCTTTGTTCACGTTATGGCATAGATAACTCGCATCGAACGCTCCACGGGGCTTTGCTCGATGCCGAGATCCTTGCTGACGTTTACTTAATGATGACGGGTGGTCAAACATCGTTGAAATTAAGTGGCGATAACGAAGGGGATAGTGAGAAAGAATTTGCGATAAAGCGTTTGGTCGGTGAGAGAAAAGGGCTAAAGGTTATCTGTGCTTCTGCCGATGAATTAGTTTCACATGAAGAAAGACTCGATTTGATCGGTAAAAAAGCTGACGTTCTTTGGCGTCTGTAG